CGATCGAGGGCGATCCGCAGCCCCTCCAGGATGTGGGCCCGCTTCTCGGCCTGCGCGAGGTCGAACCGGGTCCGCCTCTCGACGACCTGGACCCGGTGATCGACGAAGACCTCGAGCATCTCCTTGAGGTTCAGCACTCGGGGCCTGTTGTCGACCAGCGCGAGCATGTTCGCGCCGAAGGTCGTCTGCATCTGCGTGTGCTTGTAGAGCTGGTTCAGGACCACGCGGGGCTGCGAGTCCCTCTTGAGCTCGATCACGATCCGCAGGCCCTCGCGGTCCGACTCGTCCCGGATGTCGGAGATCCCGGCGACGCTTCCCTCCTTCACAAGAGCGGCGATTCTCTCCACGAGCGCCGCCTTGTTCACCATGTAAGGGATCTCCGTCACGAGGATCACGTCCTTGCCGTTCTTGAGGGTGTCGATCGTCGCGCGCGCCCTCACCATGATCAGCCCGTGCCCCAGCATGTATGTGTCCCGGATCCCCTGCCGCCCGCAGATGATTCCGCCCGTCGGGAAATCCGGCCCCTGGATGAAGCCCATCAGCTCCTCCACGGAGCAATCCGGGTGCGAAATCAGGTGCGACAGCGCCTCCACCGTTTCGCCGAGGTTGTGCGGCGGGATGTTCGTCGCCATGCCTACTGCGATTCCGCTCGAACCATTCACGAGGAGGTTGGGGAAGGAGCTCGGGAGCACCACGGGCTCCTGCCGCGTCTCGTCGTAGTTGGGCCGGAACGCCACGGTCTCCTTGTCGAGATCCTCGAGCATCCGCTCCGCCACGCGCGTCAGGCGGGCCTCCGTGTACCTCTCCGCGGCCGCGGCATCTCCATCGATCGATCCGAAGTTCCCCTGCCCGTCAACGAGCGGGTGCCGCATCGAGAACTCCTGCACCATTCGCACCATCGTGTCGTACACCGCCACGGTTCCGTGCGGATGGTAGTTGCCCGTCACGTCCCCGGCGATCTTGGCGCTCTTTCGATATGGCCGATCGTGGCTCAAGCTCAGGTCGTTCATCGCCACCAGGATCCTGCGGTGGACCGGCTTGAGCCCGTCGCGCGCGTCCGGCAAGGCGCGCGAGACGATGACGCTCATCGAGTAGTCGATGTACGAGGACCTCATCTCGTCCTCGATCATCACATGGACGAGCTTTTCTCCCTTTTCTTCCATACCTGGCTCGCTCTTCCTACCGTTCGGTGATGCGGCCGCCGCGCGCCCGCGGCCGGTCTGTCTAGATGTCGAGGTTCCTCACGAATAGCGCGTTCTCTTCGATGAACTTCCTGCGGGGTTCCACCTGATCGCCCATGAGAATGGAGAAGATCCTCTCCGCCTCCGCCGCGTCCTCGACCGACACCTTGAGCAGCGTGCGCGTCTTTGGGTTCATCGTGGTTTCCCAGAGCTGCTCGGGGTTCATCTCGCCGAGCCCCTTGTATCTTTGAAGCTGCACGCCGGTTCGCCCCATCTCCTCCAGGAGTCGATCCCGTTCCTCGTCGCTGTAG
The DNA window shown above is from Candidatus Eisenbacteria bacterium and carries:
- a CDS encoding DNA topoisomerase 4 subunit A yields the protein MEEKGEKLVHVMIEDEMRSSYIDYSMSVIVSRALPDARDGLKPVHRRILVAMNDLSLSHDRPYRKSAKIAGDVTGNYHPHGTVAVYDTMVRMVQEFSMRHPLVDGQGNFGSIDGDAAAAERYTEARLTRVAERMLEDLDKETVAFRPNYDETRQEPVVLPSSFPNLLVNGSSGIAVGMATNIPPHNLGETVEALSHLISHPDCSVEELMGFIQGPDFPTGGIICGRQGIRDTYMLGHGLIMVRARATIDTLKNGKDVILVTEIPYMVNKAALVERIAALVKEGSVAGISDIRDESDREGLRIVIELKRDSQPRVVLNQLYKHTQMQTTFGANMLALVDNRPRVLNLKEMLEVFVDHRVQVVERRTRFDLAQAEKRAHILEGLRIALDRLDAVIALIRASADVDAARQGLMDSFGLSEAQANAILEMRLQRLTNLERQKIDEEYAET